TTCTATTTCGTTTTTCTTCTTACTATTGCTGTTTTCAAGCTCCTTGACTTCATTCTCATAATTCTTTATCCGCGTTTCCAAACCGGCAATTTCATCTTCCAGATCCTGTACCTCCAAAGGAAGTTCTCCCCTTAGCCTCTGGATATTATCAATGGATGAATCCACAGTTTGAAGTTCAAAAAGTGCTTTGAGCTTATCTTCTACAGAATATTCAGTTGTTTGAGATTTTTGCTTCTTTACGGCTGCCATATTAATAATAGTTTATGGGATTAGTATTGACTTCTGATAAATGGGTCGCAAAATTATGAAAATTTTTTGTTAATAAATCATAAAAGAATTCCTTACTCATTTGTTCGCTTTCAAAATGCCCAATATCGGCAATCAATATTTTTTCATCTGCCTCAAAAAAGTCATGATATTTAAAATCAGCAGAAATAAACACATCGGCCTTTTGAGATAGGGCATCATTCAGTAAGAAATTACCGCTTCCTCCTGCAATAGCAACCCGGGAAACGAATGATTCAAGGAGTTTGGTATGCCTGATGCATTCAGTATTTAACTGTGTCTTGATCCAATCCAGAAATTGCTTTTCCGGCATTTCCTCGTTGAGCGTTCCGATTACACCCGCCCCGTTATCCTTATCCTCATTTTTTAAAGGATAAAGGTCATAAACAACCTCCTCATAGGGATGGGCTTTATTCATGGCTTCAATAACCTGCGCCGTTTTACGGGAGGGGAAGAAAGTAGCCACCCGGGTTTCTTCTTCAAAATGCATCTCGCCTTTT
The sequence above is drawn from the Bacteroidales bacterium genome and encodes:
- a CDS encoding Nif3-like dinuclear metal center hexameric protein; its protein translation is VTVDVTEEVIDEAMDKGANFILAHHPLIFSGLKSLTGKDHVERCVIKALKNDVAIYAAHTNLDNLKNGFNFMMADRLGLKNQQILRPRQNDLVKLVFFVPHDHADQVRRAVFEAGAGVIGDYDQCSYNLHGQGTFRPGEGSDPYSGKKGEMHFEEETRVATFFPSRKTAQVIEAMNKAHPYEEVVYDLYPLKNEDKDNGAGVIGTLNEEMPEKQFLDWIKTQLNTECIRHTKLLESFVSRVAIAGGSGNFLLNDALSQKADVFISADFKYHDFFEADEKILIADIGHFESEQMSKEFFYDLLTKNFHNFATHLSEVNTNPINYY